A region from the Variovorax sp. RKNM96 genome encodes:
- the gmk gene encoding guanylate kinase, with protein MDYPGNIFVVAAPSGAGKSSLVKALMELDSAVQPSVSHTTRPPRGQEKHGREYFFASPPEFDALIAADGFVEWAHVHGHRYGTSKKAIEERIAQGADVILEIDFQGALQIRKTFANAVMIFILPPSWEELRSRLERRGEDSASVIELRLKNAAEEMARAGEFDFVIINELFERALFDLKAIVHAQRLRYSAQRRARADTFAALNIP; from the coding sequence ATGGACTATCCCGGCAACATCTTCGTGGTCGCCGCCCCCAGCGGGGCCGGCAAATCGAGCCTGGTCAAGGCGCTCATGGAACTCGACTCGGCGGTCCAGCCGTCGGTGTCGCACACCACGCGGCCACCGCGCGGGCAGGAAAAGCATGGGCGGGAATACTTCTTTGCCTCGCCCCCCGAATTCGACGCGCTGATTGCGGCCGACGGCTTCGTGGAATGGGCCCATGTGCACGGCCACCGGTACGGCACCTCCAAAAAGGCCATCGAGGAGCGGATCGCTCAAGGCGCCGACGTGATTCTTGAGATCGACTTCCAGGGCGCACTCCAGATCCGCAAGACCTTCGCCAACGCGGTGATGATCTTCATCCTGCCCCCCAGCTGGGAAGAACTGCGCTCCCGCCTCGAGCGGCGCGGCGAAGACAGTGCCTCGGTCATCGAATTGCGGCTGAAAAACGCCGCAGAAGAGATGGCCCGGGCCGGGGAATTCGACTTCGTTATAATCAACGAGTTATTTGAGCGGGCGCTTTTTGATCTCAAGGCGATTGTCCACGCTCAGCGGCTTCGGTATTCCGCACAGCGCCGTGCACGTGCCGACACCTTTGCCGCACTGAACATCCCCTGA
- a CDS encoding PP2C family serine/threonine-protein phosphatase has protein sequence MKFSVFQVSRKGGRLKNEDRMGYCYTRESGLFVLADGMGGHPEGEVAAQLALQTIAALYQREARPTVKDVKGFLAESAMAAHQQIMRYASHKAMLDTPRTTVVAALLQGTTATWMHCGDSRLYVVRDGRLLTRTRDHSHAERPKPHGSDMPVNRNLLLTCLGSPTTPLFDISPPLQLQRGDRIMLCSDGVWGVLDDALIVHTLSSGKPVSDAAPDLAEMALRKGGAHSDNVTLIALEWEMSETPGEDRGISTETIDDGVFASTIQAGMPSDGEIEDMDEDAIERSIAEINEAIRRSAARKT, from the coding sequence ATGAAATTCTCTGTCTTCCAGGTCAGCCGCAAAGGCGGACGTCTCAAGAACGAAGACCGCATGGGCTATTGCTACACGCGGGAGTCGGGCCTGTTCGTGCTGGCCGACGGCATGGGTGGTCACCCCGAAGGCGAAGTGGCGGCCCAACTGGCCCTGCAGACCATCGCCGCGCTCTATCAGCGCGAGGCACGTCCGACGGTGAAGGACGTGAAAGGCTTCCTGGCCGAATCGGCCATGGCTGCGCACCAGCAGATCATGCGGTACGCCAGCCACAAGGCGATGCTCGACACGCCCCGCACCACCGTCGTCGCGGCGCTGCTTCAGGGCACGACCGCCACCTGGATGCACTGTGGCGATTCGCGCCTGTACGTCGTGCGCGACGGCCGCCTGCTGACCCGCACGCGCGACCATTCGCACGCCGAGCGCCCGAAGCCCCACGGTTCGGACATGCCGGTCAACCGCAACCTGCTGCTGACCTGCCTCGGCTCGCCGACCACGCCGCTGTTCGACATCTCGCCCCCGCTGCAGCTGCAGCGCGGCGACCGCATCATGCTGTGCTCCGACGGCGTGTGGGGCGTGCTCGACGATGCGCTCATCGTCCACACGCTCTCTTCTGGCAAGCCGGTGTCCGATGCGGCCCCCGACCTCGCCGAGATGGCGCTGCGCAAGGGCGGCGCCCACAGCGACAACGTGACGCTTATCGCGCTCGAGTGGGAGATGTCCGAGACGCCCGGTGAAGACCGCGGCATCTCCACCGAAACCATCGACGACGGCGTGTTCGCCTCCACCATCCAGGCCGGCATGCCGTCGGACGGCGAGATCGAGGACATGGATGAAGACGCCATCGAGCGCTCCATCGCCGAGATCAACGAAGCCATCCGCCGTTCAGCCGCGCGCAAGACCTGA
- the rpoZ gene encoding DNA-directed RNA polymerase subunit omega, producing the protein MARITVEDCLLQIPNRFQLVLAATYRARMLSQGHAPKIESKNKPAVTALREIAEGKIGIEMLKKVPG; encoded by the coding sequence ATGGCCCGCATCACCGTCGAAGACTGTCTGCTTCAGATCCCCAACCGCTTCCAGCTCGTGCTGGCCGCCACGTACCGTGCGCGCATGCTGAGCCAGGGCCACGCGCCCAAGATCGAGAGCAAGAACAAGCCCGCCGTCACGGCCCTGCGCGAAATCGCCGAAGGCAAGATCGGCATCGAAATGCTCAAGAAGGTGCCGGGCTGA
- a CDS encoding serine/threonine-protein kinase, which yields MSKVKPSPLLPDTVIGGYRVVRRLSAGGFGVVYLAIDPSGQQVAIKEYLPSSLATRGPGELHPQVPPEKLSLYRLGLKSFFEEGRSLAQISHASVVSVLNFFRENETVYMVMNYLEGATLQDFVVTARDLKRQKVFRESTIRSLFDEILRGLRIVHQYKMLHLDIKPANIFVTDDDRAVLIDFGAAREVLSKEGIFIRPMYTPGFAAPEMYRRDSSMGPWTDIYAIGACIYACMQGYPPNDAPKRIEKDRLSLSLSRLRGVYSDNLIEVVEWCMSLDPLSRPQSVFALQKELSREGERRYTKLTVGEKVRLSIDNIRSFDKKSLPRAAAPTTRPA from the coding sequence ATGTCAAAGGTCAAGCCTTCGCCCCTGTTGCCCGATACGGTCATTGGCGGTTACCGCGTTGTTCGCCGGCTTTCGGCGGGTGGTTTTGGCGTTGTCTATCTCGCCATCGACCCCAGCGGACAGCAGGTGGCCATCAAGGAATACCTGCCTTCTTCGCTGGCCACCCGCGGGCCCGGCGAGCTGCATCCGCAGGTGCCGCCCGAGAAACTGTCCCTTTACCGGCTGGGGCTCAAGAGCTTCTTCGAGGAAGGCCGCTCCCTCGCGCAGATCTCGCACGCCTCGGTGGTCAGCGTGCTCAATTTCTTCCGCGAGAACGAGACCGTCTACATGGTCATGAACTACCTGGAGGGCGCGACCCTGCAGGACTTCGTGGTTACCGCGCGCGACCTCAAGCGCCAGAAGGTCTTCCGCGAATCGACCATCCGATCGCTCTTCGACGAGATCCTGCGCGGCCTTCGCATCGTGCACCAGTACAAGATGCTGCACCTGGACATCAAGCCGGCCAACATCTTCGTCACCGACGACGACCGCGCCGTGCTGATCGACTTCGGCGCCGCGCGCGAAGTGCTGAGCAAAGAGGGCATCTTCATCCGCCCCATGTACACCCCGGGCTTCGCCGCCCCCGAGATGTACCGCCGCGATTCGTCGATGGGTCCCTGGACCGACATCTACGCCATCGGCGCCTGCATCTACGCCTGCATGCAGGGCTACCCGCCCAACGATGCGCCCAAGCGCATCGAGAAAGACCGCCTGAGCCTGTCGCTCTCGCGCCTTCGCGGCGTGTACTCCGACAACCTGATCGAGGTGGTCGAGTGGTGCATGTCGCTCGATCCGCTCTCGCGACCCCAGTCGGTCTTCGCGCTGCAGAAGGAGCTCAGCCGCGAAGGCGAGCGCCGCTACACGAAGCTCACCGTCGGCGAGAAGGTGCGGCTGTCGATCGACAACATCCGCTCCTTCGACAAGAAGAGTCTGCCCCGGGCTGCAGCCCCCACCACGCGCCCCGCATGA
- the rdgB gene encoding RdgB/HAM1 family non-canonical purine NTP pyrophosphatase has translation MKLVLASNNAGKLAELQQLFAALSVTLVPQSALGVGEAEEPFRTFVENALTKARHASAATGLPAIADDAGLCVDAFGGLPGVDTAYYATQFGYAKGDANNVKALLEQLDGVVNRRAALVSTLVALRSHDDPEPLIAVGRVVGEIAPAPIGDNGFGFDPVMVLPAFGKTFAQLTPEVKNANSHRGRAAQAMLALMRERWF, from the coding sequence ATGAAACTGGTCCTGGCCTCCAACAACGCAGGCAAGCTCGCCGAACTCCAGCAACTGTTCGCGGCGTTGTCCGTCACGCTGGTGCCGCAATCGGCCCTCGGCGTGGGCGAGGCTGAAGAACCCTTCCGCACCTTTGTAGAAAACGCGCTCACCAAGGCGCGCCACGCTAGCGCCGCCACCGGCCTGCCGGCCATCGCCGACGACGCGGGCCTGTGCGTCGATGCCTTTGGCGGCCTGCCGGGTGTCGACACGGCTTACTACGCCACGCAATTCGGCTACGCCAAGGGCGATGCGAACAACGTCAAGGCGCTGCTCGAACAGCTCGATGGCGTCGTCAACCGCCGCGCCGCGCTCGTCAGCACACTGGTCGCGCTGCGCAGCCATGACGACCCCGAGCCGCTCATCGCCGTCGGCCGCGTGGTCGGCGAGATCGCGCCCGCGCCCATCGGCGACAACGGCTTCGGGTTCGATCCGGTGATGGTCCTGCCCGCCTTCGGCAAGACCTTTGCGCAGCTCACGCCCGAGGTCAAGAACGCCAACAGCCACCGCGGTCGCGCGGCGCAGGCGATGCTCGCGCTGATGCGCGAGCGCTGGTTTTAG
- a CDS encoding YicC/YloC family endoribonuclease — protein MPVYSMTGYASGQNGSAGSHSEAEARPSAAGRLGVEIRSVNSRFLDLTFKLPEELRQHETALRELLTGKLKRGKVEVRAAIENTAQAGVVEPSVKLLQRLNGVQDGIKAWLPGARELSVADVIRLAGGDGATRGDWGADLLEVAGKALEALMSARQREGARLAKMLEAHLAQLRTLVQQAGPLVPQLVEQQRNRFLERWQEAMGLTAGTGGTLPEAAQDRALTEATAFAIRIDVAEELTRLNSHLDEIEHLLKKGGEIGKRLDFLIQELHREANTLGSKSAALELTRIGVDMKVLIEQMREQVQNIE, from the coding sequence ATGCCAGTTTACAGCATGACCGGCTACGCCAGCGGCCAGAACGGGTCCGCAGGCAGCCACTCCGAAGCCGAGGCACGGCCTTCCGCCGCAGGTCGGCTCGGGGTAGAAATCCGCTCGGTCAACAGCCGCTTTCTCGACCTCACCTTCAAGTTGCCGGAGGAGCTGCGCCAGCATGAGACGGCCCTGCGCGAGCTGCTCACGGGCAAGCTCAAGCGCGGCAAGGTCGAGGTGCGCGCGGCCATCGAGAACACCGCCCAGGCGGGTGTCGTCGAGCCTTCCGTCAAGCTGCTCCAGCGGCTCAACGGGGTGCAGGACGGCATCAAGGCCTGGCTGCCCGGGGCGCGCGAACTGAGCGTGGCCGACGTGATTCGCCTCGCCGGCGGCGACGGTGCCACCCGCGGCGACTGGGGCGCCGACCTGCTCGAGGTGGCCGGCAAGGCGCTCGAGGCGCTGATGTCGGCCCGCCAGCGCGAAGGCGCCCGGCTCGCCAAGATGCTCGAGGCGCACCTGGCCCAGCTGCGCACCCTGGTGCAGCAGGCCGGTCCGCTGGTGCCCCAGCTGGTCGAGCAGCAGCGCAACCGTTTCCTGGAGCGCTGGCAGGAAGCCATGGGCCTGACCGCAGGCACGGGCGGCACGCTGCCCGAAGCCGCCCAGGACCGCGCGCTGACCGAGGCCACCGCCTTTGCGATCCGCATCGACGTGGCGGAAGAGCTCACCCGGCTGAATTCGCACCTCGACGAGATCGAGCACCTCCTCAAGAAGGGCGGCGAGATCGGCAAGCGCCTGGACTTCCTGATCCAGGAACTGCATCGCGAAGCCAACACCCTGGGCTCCAAGTCGGCAGCCCTGGAACTCACGCGCATCGGCGTGGACATGAAGGTGCTGATCGAGCAGATGCGCGAACAGGTCCAGAACATCGAATGA
- the hemW gene encoding radical SAM family heme chaperone HemW has protein sequence MATVFPIQPAQPTGAPQANDVLHWMRPGPLQLAALPPLSLYIHLPWCLRKCPYCDFNSHEWRATSAADAEGIPEATYIDALVADLDAALPLIWGRTVHTVFIGGGTPSLFSPQAIDRLLGDVRARLKLAPDCEITLEANPGTFERNRFRAYRSAGVTRLSVGVQSFNDEHLTALGRVHDRAQAIAAVEEASSAFDTFNLDLMYALPGQTLEHLEADLSQALALAPPHISVYHLTIEPNTWFAKFPPTLPEDDIAYAMLDRITERTGERGMSRYEVSAYARDGHQCAHNLNYWQFGDYLGIGAGAHSKLSFAHRIVRQVRYREPRLYMENARAGAAVSQSDEVSLADLPFEFMLNALRLKAGFTLPQFSERTGLAMTSIQCGLEEAERKGLVARDLFRVWPTERGLDFLSDLQTLFLPDGD, from the coding sequence ATGGCCACCGTCTTCCCGATCCAGCCGGCGCAGCCCACGGGTGCGCCGCAGGCCAACGACGTGCTGCACTGGATGCGCCCCGGTCCGCTGCAACTCGCGGCGCTGCCGCCGCTGTCGCTCTACATCCATTTGCCGTGGTGCCTGCGCAAGTGCCCGTACTGCGACTTCAACTCGCACGAATGGCGCGCCACGAGCGCGGCCGATGCGGAGGGCATTCCCGAGGCGACGTACATCGATGCGCTCGTGGCCGACCTCGATGCCGCGCTGCCGCTGATCTGGGGCCGCACCGTCCACACCGTCTTCATCGGCGGGGGCACGCCCAGCCTGTTCTCGCCGCAAGCCATCGATCGCCTGCTCGGCGACGTGCGCGCGCGCCTGAAGCTCGCGCCCGATTGCGAGATCACGCTCGAGGCGAACCCCGGCACCTTCGAGCGCAACCGCTTCCGCGCGTACCGCTCGGCGGGCGTCACGCGCCTGTCGGTCGGCGTGCAGAGCTTCAACGACGAGCACCTCACCGCGCTCGGCCGCGTGCACGACCGCGCACAGGCCATCGCCGCGGTGGAGGAGGCCTCGAGCGCCTTCGACACCTTCAACCTCGACCTGATGTACGCGCTGCCCGGCCAGACGCTCGAACACCTCGAGGCTGACCTGTCGCAGGCGCTGGCGCTCGCGCCGCCGCACATCTCGGTCTATCACCTCACCATCGAGCCCAACACCTGGTTCGCGAAGTTTCCGCCGACGCTGCCCGAAGACGACATCGCCTACGCGATGCTCGACCGCATCACCGAGCGGACCGGCGAGCGCGGCATGTCGCGCTACGAGGTGTCGGCCTATGCGCGCGATGGTCATCAGTGCGCGCACAACCTCAACTATTGGCAGTTCGGCGACTACCTCGGCATCGGCGCCGGTGCGCACAGCAAGCTGAGCTTTGCGCACCGCATCGTGCGGCAAGTGCGCTACCGCGAGCCGCGGCTGTACATGGAGAACGCGCGCGCGGGCGCGGCCGTGTCGCAGAGCGACGAGGTGTCGCTGGCGGATCTGCCGTTCGAATTCATGCTCAATGCGCTGCGATTGAAGGCGGGGTTCACGCTGCCGCAGTTCAGCGAACGCACGGGGCTCGCGATGACGTCGATCCAGTGCGGGCTCGAAGAGGCAGAACGCAAGGGGCTTGTGGCGCGCGATCTGTTCCGCGTGTGGCCGACCGAGCGCGGGCTGGACTTTCTGAGCGATCTGCAGACGCTGTTCTTGCCCGACGGGGATTGA
- the rph gene encoding ribonuclease PH, with product MTAFTRSGGRAADQLRPVRMTRGFTIHAEGSVLIEFGQTRVLCTASVEERVPPHKKGSGEGWVTAEYGMLPRATHTRSSREAAKGKQTGRTQEIQRLIGRSMRAVFDLAALGERTIHLDCDVLQADGGTRTAAITGAFVAAQDAVNKLIAAGTLAASPIKGHVAAISVGIVGGTPLLDLEYTEDSSCDTDMNVVMTGAGHFVEVQGTAEGVAFTREEMNLLLGLAEKGIGELVTLQKQALLSNVSN from the coding sequence ATGACTGCTTTCACCCGAAGCGGCGGCCGTGCCGCCGACCAGCTGCGCCCCGTGCGCATGACCCGCGGCTTCACCATTCACGCCGAGGGCTCGGTGCTCATCGAGTTCGGCCAGACCCGCGTGCTCTGCACCGCCTCGGTCGAAGAGCGCGTGCCCCCGCACAAGAAGGGCAGCGGCGAAGGCTGGGTGACGGCCGAATACGGCATGCTGCCGCGCGCCACCCACACCCGCAGCAGCCGCGAGGCCGCCAAGGGCAAGCAGACCGGCCGCACGCAGGAAATCCAGCGCCTCATCGGCCGCTCGATGCGCGCCGTGTTCGACCTTGCCGCGCTCGGCGAACGCACCATCCACCTCGACTGCGACGTGCTGCAGGCCGATGGCGGCACCCGCACCGCGGCCATCACCGGCGCTTTCGTCGCCGCGCAGGACGCAGTCAACAAGCTGATCGCCGCAGGCACCCTGGCCGCCTCGCCGATCAAGGGCCACGTGGCCGCCATCTCGGTGGGCATCGTCGGCGGTACGCCGCTGCTGGACCTCGAATACACCGAAGACTCGAGCTGCGACACCGACATGAACGTCGTCATGACCGGCGCCGGCCACTTCGTCGAAGTGCAGGGCACGGCCGAAGGCGTGGCCTTCACGCGCGAAGAGATGAACCTCCTGCTCGGCCTGGCCGAGAAGGGCATCGGCGAGCTCGTGACGCTGCAGAAGCAGGCCTTGCTCTCGAACGTCTCGAACTGA